One Streptomyces sp. P9-A2 DNA window includes the following coding sequences:
- a CDS encoding polysaccharide deacetylase family protein translates to MITSVRRAAAVCALTLALAACAAPHSPPRPRPTPSATPATPAPRLPTLAPGPAGLTPVFENAPRSAGKTVALTFDADMTADQGPRAAAGERFDHPRLIATLRTLKVPSTVFITGRWAEEYPDQARSIGRDPLFEVANHSYSHYAFTDDCYGLPTVGRDRMRADVERAYTAFREVGVAHPMPYFRFPGGCYDREALKALVPAGVTAVQWDVVGGDAFATDADAVARQVLDGVRPGSVVVLHCTRSAAPATERAVRTIVPELRRQGYRFAKVSDLIATVPTAPLPG, encoded by the coding sequence GTGATCACATCAGTACGCCGAGCAGCAGCCGTCTGCGCCCTCACCCTCGCGCTCGCCGCCTGCGCCGCCCCCCACTCCCCACCGCGGCCACGCCCCACCCCCTCCGCCACCCCCGCGACACCGGCCCCGCGCCTGCCCACCCTGGCTCCGGGACCGGCCGGTCTGACCCCGGTCTTCGAGAACGCCCCCCGAAGCGCCGGGAAGACCGTCGCCCTCACCTTCGACGCCGACATGACCGCCGATCAGGGCCCGCGTGCGGCGGCGGGCGAGCGCTTCGACCATCCCCGGCTGATCGCCACCCTGCGCACGCTGAAGGTGCCGTCCACCGTGTTCATAACGGGGCGCTGGGCCGAGGAGTACCCGGACCAGGCCCGTTCCATCGGCCGGGACCCGCTCTTCGAGGTCGCCAACCACTCGTACAGCCACTACGCGTTCACGGACGACTGCTACGGCCTGCCGACCGTCGGCCGGGACCGGATGCGCGCGGACGTGGAACGGGCCTACACGGCCTTCCGCGAGGTGGGGGTGGCGCACCCGATGCCGTACTTCCGCTTCCCCGGCGGCTGCTACGACCGCGAGGCGCTGAAGGCACTCGTCCCGGCCGGTGTCACCGCCGTGCAGTGGGACGTGGTCGGCGGCGACGCCTTCGCCACGGACGCCGACGCGGTGGCCCGGCAGGTCCTGGACGGAGTGCGCCCGGGTTCCGTCGTCGTCCTGCACTGCACCCGCAGCGCGGCCCCGGCGACCGAGCGCGCGGTACGGACGATCGTCCCGGAGCTGCGGCGCCAGGGCTACCGCTTCGCGAAGGTCTCCGATCTGATCGCGACCGTGCCGACGGCACCGCTGCCGGGCTGA
- a CDS encoding ArsR/SmtB family transcription factor has translation MVVDGLTDETVDRLFHALADATRRDILRRCARGEPSVSRLAEAYPMSFAAVQKHVTVLERAGLVTKRRRGREQLVRTDRDAMGRARQALDELETAWRARVDRMSGLLADDAGTDAGTNAGSGAGTDAGPDSGSGGKETTEGRDR, from the coding sequence ATGGTTGTAGATGGATTGACCGACGAGACCGTGGACCGGCTGTTCCACGCCCTGGCCGACGCGACGCGTCGCGACATACTCCGTCGTTGTGCGCGGGGTGAGCCGTCCGTGTCACGTCTGGCCGAGGCGTACCCGATGAGCTTCGCCGCGGTGCAGAAACACGTCACGGTGCTGGAGCGGGCCGGTCTGGTCACCAAGCGGCGCCGCGGCCGGGAGCAGCTCGTGCGTACCGATCGCGACGCGATGGGCAGGGCCCGCCAGGCCCTCGACGAGCTGGAGACGGCTTGGCGGGCGCGCGTGGACCGGATGTCCGGTCTGCTGGCGGACGACGCCGGAACCGATGCCGGAACCAATGCCGGGTCCGGTGCCGGAACCGATGCCGGACCCGACTCCGGGTCCGGCGGCAAGGAAACGACGGAAGGGCGGGACCGATGA
- a CDS encoding SRPBCC family protein, whose translation MTVTSVEKDLDRLTLTVIADFAAPVERVWRLWADPRQLERWWGPPTYPATVEEHDLTPGGEVTYFMTGPEGEKFGGWWRIATVTPPTALEFTDGFSGPDGKPNPEMPTTTVRMTLSEREGGGEGGTRMELRSVFDTREQMEQLAEMGMVEGLRQSIGQMDDLLVAA comes from the coding sequence ATGACTGTCACGAGCGTGGAAAAGGATCTCGACCGGCTGACCCTCACCGTGATCGCGGACTTCGCCGCACCGGTCGAGAGGGTGTGGCGGCTGTGGGCCGACCCGCGACAGCTGGAGCGCTGGTGGGGGCCGCCGACCTACCCGGCGACCGTGGAGGAGCACGACCTCACCCCGGGCGGGGAGGTCACGTACTTCATGACCGGCCCGGAGGGCGAGAAGTTCGGCGGCTGGTGGCGGATCGCGACGGTCACGCCGCCCACCGCCCTCGAATTCACCGACGGCTTCTCCGGCCCGGACGGCAAACCGAACCCCGAGATGCCGACCACGACGGTGCGGATGACGCTCAGCGAGCGCGAGGGCGGAGGCGAGGGCGGGACCAGGATGGAACTGCGCTCGGTCTTCGACACCCGGGAGCAGATGGAGCAGCTGGCCGAGATGGGCATGGTCGAGGGGCTGCGGCAGTCGATCGGACAGATGGACGACCTGCTGGTGGCCGCCTGA
- a CDS encoding alkaline phosphatase PhoX codes for MSETGTPETGSDTGFLSSTRRQLLARSGALGIGIAFSGALSELFTPAAAAAQHLGHHDYGPLVPDPDGLLDLPKGFRYRVLSREGDALRSGEGPVPSNHDGMAAFAGGQGRVHLVRNHENRANGRIPVPVVKDLTYDPEGKGGCTSLTLDSRGRVRSERVAIAGTAVNCAGGTTPWGTWLTCEETEDKAGTNGYTKDHGFIFEVDGADPRRTGAVPLTAMGRFQHEAIAVDPKRGVVYETEDAFERPFGLFYRFLPDKPLGGTGSLRAGGRLQAMRVPGVPDLSSVQETGARFDGIEWVDVPDPLATGTPIRFQDFGSGGVTHAQKLEGCYWGGRSAYFVSSFARSAEGSAGDHYGQIWRYDPDRRRLTLVIVFGPDTDVQLPGESPDNICLAPSGGLMVCEDGGGAQHVYGVTRRGEVYEVARNRQNRGTPEDPDFGEFAGVAFSPDGRTMYVNCYDPGTTFAVTGPWRR; via the coding sequence ATGTCAGAAACAGGCACGCCGGAAACAGGGTCCGACACCGGATTCCTGTCCTCGACACGCCGCCAGTTACTCGCCCGTTCCGGCGCTCTGGGCATCGGCATCGCGTTCTCCGGCGCCCTCTCCGAACTCTTCACTCCCGCTGCCGCCGCCGCGCAGCACCTCGGTCATCACGACTACGGCCCCCTCGTCCCCGACCCCGACGGACTGCTCGACCTGCCGAAAGGTTTCCGCTACCGGGTGCTGTCACGCGAGGGCGACGCACTGCGCTCCGGCGAGGGTCCCGTCCCCTCCAACCATGACGGCATGGCCGCCTTCGCGGGCGGGCAGGGCCGCGTCCATCTGGTCCGCAACCACGAGAACCGCGCCAACGGCAGAATCCCGGTCCCGGTGGTCAAGGACCTGACCTACGACCCGGAGGGCAAGGGCGGCTGCACGTCGCTGACCCTGGACTCCCGCGGCCGGGTGCGCTCGGAGCGGGTCGCGATCGCCGGTACGGCCGTCAACTGCGCGGGCGGCACGACCCCCTGGGGTACCTGGCTGACCTGCGAGGAGACCGAGGACAAGGCGGGCACCAACGGCTACACCAAGGACCACGGTTTCATCTTCGAGGTCGACGGCGCCGATCCGCGCCGCACGGGCGCCGTACCGCTGACCGCGATGGGCCGCTTCCAGCACGAGGCGATCGCGGTCGACCCGAAGCGGGGCGTCGTCTACGAGACGGAGGACGCCTTCGAACGGCCCTTCGGCCTCTTCTACCGGTTCCTGCCCGACAAACCGCTGGGCGGCACCGGCTCGCTGCGCGCGGGCGGCCGGCTCCAGGCGATGCGGGTGCCCGGGGTGCCGGACCTTTCCTCGGTCCAGGAGACGGGCGCCCGGTTCGACGGCATCGAGTGGGTGGACGTACCGGACCCGCTGGCCACCGGGACACCCATCCGTTTCCAGGACTTCGGCAGCGGCGGCGTCACGCACGCGCAGAAGCTGGAGGGCTGCTACTGGGGCGGGCGGTCGGCGTACTTCGTGTCGTCCTTCGCTCGCAGTGCGGAGGGGTCGGCCGGCGACCACTACGGGCAGATCTGGCGCTACGACCCGGACCGGCGCCGGCTGACGCTGGTGATCGTCTTCGGTCCGGACACCGACGTACAGCTTCCCGGCGAGTCACCGGACAACATCTGCCTCGCCCCCAGCGGCGGCCTGATGGTCTGCGAGGACGGCGGCGGCGCGCAGCACGTCTACGGTGTCACCCGACGCGGCGAGGTGTACGAGGTGGCCCGCAACCGGCAGAACCGGGGCACTCCCGAGGACCCGGACTTCGGCGAATTCGCCGGGGTCGCGTTCTCCCCCGACGGCCGGACGATGTACGTCAACTGCTACGACCCCGGGACGACGTTCGCGGTCACGGGGCCCTGGCGGCGATAA
- a CDS encoding slipin family protein, with the protein MVQELLTAAVATGAAGVVYLTAAARVVKQYERGVVFRLGRLRGQERQPGFTMIVPFAERLHKVNLQIVTMPVPAQEGITRDNVTVRVDAVVYFKVVDAAAALVNVEDYRFAVSQMAQTSLRSIIGKSDLDDLLSNREMLNQGLELMIDSPAVGWGVQIDRVEIKDVSLPDTMKRSMARQAEADRERRARIINADAELQASKKLAEAAQQMADTPSALQLRLLQTIVAVAAEKNSTLVLPFPVELLRFLERAAQPPTQQERALEEPGPPAERDEGLTGNVDGGKDGNRPPETDRPVPDFGRLATDTDTDLGTAPRARTDSGPGRAT; encoded by the coding sequence ATGGTCCAGGAACTGCTCACCGCGGCCGTCGCCACCGGCGCCGCGGGCGTCGTCTATCTCACCGCGGCGGCGCGGGTCGTCAAGCAGTACGAACGAGGGGTGGTCTTCCGCCTCGGCCGGCTGCGCGGCCAGGAACGTCAGCCCGGGTTCACGATGATCGTTCCGTTCGCGGAGCGGCTGCACAAGGTCAATCTGCAGATCGTCACGATGCCGGTGCCCGCACAGGAGGGCATCACCCGGGACAACGTGACGGTGCGGGTCGACGCGGTGGTGTATTTCAAGGTCGTCGACGCGGCCGCGGCGCTCGTGAACGTCGAGGACTACCGGTTCGCGGTCTCCCAGATGGCGCAGACCTCGCTGCGTTCGATCATCGGCAAGAGCGACCTCGACGACCTGCTGTCCAACCGGGAGATGCTGAACCAGGGCCTGGAGCTGATGATCGACAGCCCCGCGGTCGGCTGGGGTGTGCAGATCGACCGCGTCGAGATCAAGGACGTCTCCCTGCCCGACACCATGAAGCGGTCCATGGCCCGCCAGGCGGAGGCCGACCGTGAGCGCCGCGCCAGGATCATCAACGCCGACGCCGAACTCCAGGCGTCGAAAAAGCTCGCCGAAGCGGCGCAGCAAATGGCGGACACGCCCTCCGCGTTGCAACTGCGGCTGCTTCAGACCATTGTGGCGGTCGCGGCCGAGAAGAACTCCACCCTGGTGCTGCCCTTCCCCGTCGAACTGCTGCGCTTCCTGGAGCGGGCCGCCCAGCCACCGACGCAACAGGAACGCGCCCTCGAGGAACCCGGACCGCCGGCCGAGCGGGACGAGGGCCTCACCGGAAACGTGGACGGGGGCAAGGACGGGAACCGGCCCCCGGAAACCGATCGTCCGGTCCCGGACTTCGGGCGCCTGGCCACGGACACGGACACGGACCTCGGTACCGCCCCCCGCGCCCGCACCGACTCCGGCCCCGGACGTGCGACGTGA
- the zapE gene encoding cell division protein ZapE, with product MSSSSPASRPGATAEAAPLSLCAREPHVPADRLVAEMVPPPRFDAVRFGTYIPDPNQPSQTEAVRVLEGFAAGLGGPGAGGSGKRRLFGFGKAAKPAPAGPRGVYLDGGYGVGKTHLLASLWHATPAEPALKAFGTFVELTNLVGALGFQQTVRTLSGHRLLCIDEFELDDPGDTVLVSTLLGKLVEAGVALAATSNTLPGKLGEGRFASADFLREIQGLSAHFRALRIDGEDYRHRGLPKAPPPYTDELVSKTAYATEGASLDGFADLLDHLAKVHPSRYGALTDGLSAVCLTDVRPVPDQSTALRLVVLADRLYDREVPVLASGLPFDQLFSEEMLEGGYRKKYFRAISRLTALARDAGRLTGTP from the coding sequence GTGTCGTCCTCCTCCCCCGCCTCCCGGCCCGGTGCCACGGCCGAAGCGGCCCCGCTGTCCCTGTGCGCCCGTGAGCCGCATGTCCCCGCGGACCGGCTCGTCGCCGAGATGGTGCCGCCGCCGCGGTTCGACGCGGTCCGCTTCGGCACGTACATACCGGACCCGAACCAGCCCAGCCAGACCGAGGCCGTGCGCGTCCTCGAAGGCTTCGCGGCGGGTCTCGGCGGACCCGGGGCCGGCGGTTCCGGCAAGCGCAGGCTGTTCGGCTTCGGCAAGGCGGCGAAGCCCGCCCCGGCCGGCCCCCGCGGTGTCTACCTCGACGGCGGGTACGGCGTCGGGAAGACCCACCTGCTGGCCTCCCTCTGGCACGCCACCCCGGCCGAGCCCGCGCTGAAGGCGTTCGGCACCTTCGTGGAACTGACCAACCTGGTCGGCGCCCTCGGCTTCCAGCAGACGGTGCGGACCCTCTCCGGCCACCGGCTCCTGTGCATCGACGAGTTCGAGCTGGACGACCCCGGCGACACCGTGCTCGTCTCCACCCTGCTCGGCAAGCTGGTCGAGGCGGGCGTCGCGCTCGCCGCCACCTCCAACACACTGCCGGGCAAGCTCGGCGAGGGCCGGTTCGCCTCGGCCGACTTCCTGCGCGAGATCCAGGGCCTGTCGGCCCACTTCCGCGCCCTGCGCATCGACGGCGAGGACTACCGCCACCGCGGCCTGCCGAAGGCACCGCCGCCGTACACCGACGAGCTGGTGTCCAAGACGGCGTACGCCACCGAGGGCGCCTCCCTGGACGGCTTCGCGGACCTGCTGGACCACCTCGCGAAGGTGCACCCCAGCCGGTACGGCGCCCTGACCGACGGACTCTCCGCCGTGTGCCTCACCGACGTCCGGCCGGTACCGGACCAGTCGACGGCACTGCGTCTCGTCGTCCTCGCCGACCGGCTCTACGACCGCGAGGTGCCCGTACTCGCCTCGGGACTGCCGTTCGACCAGCTGTTCAGCGAGGAGATGCTGGAGGGCGGCTACCGGAAGAAGTACTTCCGGGCCATCTCCCGCCTCACCGCCCTGGCCCGGGACGCGGGCCGGCTCACGGGGACGCCGTAG
- a CDS encoding pyrimidine reductase family protein, with amino-acid sequence MRRLFPVTDETAAPGGRPGTSGGGRGGPGGGGSGGGEDGNGREWSLAELAAAYAYPEAEAEAGAGAGAGSGPGEGRVPWLRANMVSTLDGAAQHEGRSQPISCPADMRIFGTLRALADVVLVGAETVRQEGYRPARVRAGFAAAREAAGQGPAAAIAVVSASLDLDFSLPLFTSPPVPTLVLTGSAAPPAGVAAAEAAGARVVIAGEGAGVDPGRAVRALAERGYTRLLTEGGPRLLGQLVAAGVLDELCLTVAPMLTAGDAQRIAGGPSVTLPRRFTLKSMLEEDGFLFTRYARS; translated from the coding sequence ATGCGACGCCTGTTCCCTGTGACCGACGAAACAGCAGCTCCCGGCGGGAGGCCCGGTACCTCCGGAGGCGGCCGTGGTGGCCCTGGAGGCGGTGGGAGCGGTGGAGGCGAGGACGGAAACGGCCGGGAGTGGAGCCTGGCCGAGCTGGCGGCCGCGTACGCCTACCCGGAGGCGGAGGCGGAGGCAGGGGCAGGAGCAGGGGCAGGCTCGGGGCCGGGTGAGGGCCGGGTGCCGTGGCTGCGAGCCAACATGGTGTCCACGCTCGACGGTGCCGCCCAGCACGAAGGCCGCTCGCAGCCCATCTCCTGCCCCGCCGACATGCGGATCTTCGGCACGCTGCGGGCGCTGGCGGACGTCGTGCTCGTCGGTGCGGAGACGGTTCGGCAGGAGGGCTACCGGCCGGCCCGCGTGCGTGCCGGCTTCGCGGCGGCGCGGGAGGCGGCCGGGCAGGGGCCGGCCGCGGCGATCGCGGTCGTGTCCGCGAGCCTGGACCTGGACTTCTCCCTGCCGCTGTTCACCTCCCCGCCGGTGCCCACCCTGGTCCTGACCGGCTCCGCCGCACCCCCGGCCGGGGTCGCGGCAGCCGAGGCGGCCGGGGCCCGGGTCGTGATCGCCGGGGAGGGGGCGGGGGTGGACCCGGGGCGTGCGGTCCGGGCCCTCGCGGAGCGGGGGTACACCCGGCTGCTGACCGAGGGCGGTCCGCGACTGCTGGGACAGCTGGTGGCGGCCGGGGTGCTGGACGAACTCTGTCTGACCGTCGCCCCGATGCTCACCGCGGGTGACGCTCAGCGCATCGCCGGGGGGCCCTCTGTGACACTTCCGCGGCGTTTCACGCTGAAGTCGATGCTGGAGGAGGACGGCTTTCTCTTCACGCGGTACGCGCGGTCCTGA
- a CDS encoding indole-3-glycerol phosphate synthase: MFTSVLMIEKALTSADVDFVTTLHGDEQVTFQVLLQPRGEQADRLLRAIDDVALGELDDAVREGETPEGEEAKTMGERALEVSLQALHTAGHAAEGRLIEDHPLDALRAMVQEAGADEVIVLTDPHYVEEFFHRDWASRARHKVGVPVLKLFSHSKT; the protein is encoded by the coding sequence GTGTTCACCAGCGTACTGATGATCGAGAAGGCCCTGACGTCCGCCGACGTGGACTTCGTCACCACCTTGCACGGCGACGAACAGGTCACCTTCCAGGTGCTGCTCCAGCCGCGCGGAGAGCAGGCGGACCGGCTGTTGCGGGCCATCGACGACGTGGCCCTCGGCGAGCTCGACGACGCCGTCCGCGAGGGGGAGACTCCCGAGGGCGAGGAGGCCAAGACCATGGGGGAGCGGGCCCTGGAGGTGTCCCTGCAGGCCCTGCACACAGCCGGTCACGCGGCCGAGGGCCGGCTGATCGAGGACCACCCGCTGGACGCCCTGAGAGCGATGGTCCAGGAGGCCGGGGCCGACGAGGTGATCGTGCTCACCGATCCGCACTACGTGGAGGAGTTCTTCCACCGTGACTGGGCCTCCCGGGCCCGGCACAAGGTGGGAGTCCCGGTGCTGAAACTGTTCTCGCACAGCAAGACATAG